The nucleotide window ACATTCAGAGTCAAGTAGatgaacatcactttattcataatttataaatatttattataatttatttattcgtcAAATCATAAGtgaaaaagtaaacatagtgatgttaatttgatgaatcatccaagtggctctatctAGTAGTAGAGGAAGGTTCTCTCTCCACTGGAATTCGATTTAGTATTAGTGGGAGGCtgctttgaaaataaaaaacaaaaaaaattcagcaacgTTGAGTAGGAACCCTAAAAGTTAACTGAAAATGAATgcatgataaaaaataaatcattccattggcatatatcaaatacccgaaggagtacTTCCTCAACAGCGGATAGAGAGGTTTTATCCTACGGGCTACGAGATGAGTTTGTATTCTCCCAACAAcgaatggaggcaaactcatatcgcactctcaacaacggatggagtggtgtcccttacctgccaaagtggggacacgttcctccagacaacagatggaggaaccgtccaatcATCACGTTTGACGGCCCGTTAATTCCCGGAGGGAATCACCCTACTTGCCCTcggtagggaaataacataatctcacactgttCATGTCTATATCGGGATGAAACAacacatttaaaacatctctttcaaatgtcaacaatatcaaataatacaaattagctctcaattgacttgaaccctagttcaatcgatcccATTTAAACTTGATTTACTAGAccataactgaactgatctctaatactCATTTAACTAGTTTGGAActatcctagactagtataatttggactagattaggtttaatttaggttaaattgacttgaataagtcaaaccaattcggaatcaccctgaattgatctagactaatcaagtttgGTTTAGTTCAATTAACGTTTGAGCTCAAATCTAACAATTACATAATATTAGACTAGGTTAGGTCGACTCATATACTGATCATGTGCACTCCACATAACTGTGCATGCACCATAGTAGGTTGGGccaaccttggcccatggactggtcatatgCATCACACATGACTGCCCATGTTGGGCTGGGTTGGGTTAGCCTGCGGTCTAGGGCCTGACCCGCGAATTAGGTCGGGCCTACGGGTTGAGCCTAGTCTACTGACTGAGCCTAGCTAGTGggctgtggcctgacctatgggttgggcctagTTTGCAAGCTGTTTTAACCCTATGCCTATCCAATTTTATCAATATTGAATTATGACAGCATATATTCATTAACAATAATACATTAAAACGTAACAACAGATTAAAGAATaagattgaaagataaatttcaatacaaggaaatgacatttttaatttaatacaaattagaaatcatattttcaatacatatgacatgaataatttcaaCATGATCTAATCAAACAGTAAaattctaaattttaaaaaaggataaaaattttcagataatatattataatctaacaataaaaattttaataattaaaggattaagaaatattttttttgaactaCTCATAGTATATTTTAATCTAGATAAGATTAAAAGGTAAATTGCAATACGAGGAAATAACATTCCTAAtccaaatataaaaaatcaaatatcatgtatttaatacataaaatatgTATAATTTCAGTGTATTTAAACCTAAAGAAACCTTTAAAGAGGATTGAAGAATCCCTTAAAAACTTTAGATAATATATCTTAATCCAACCATAAGTATTatgacattaaaaaattaataaatattttcaaattataaaaattttaatatttaagcaatcgaaataaaaacttttatttttaagaaaggtagggaaacctatatCTCGTCAGCAGGATGTAACTTTTCGTTCCTCCCGCTGTTGGgcccgactaggtgaggaacgaaggagagatctctccccttaaataggaggaggtgagcctccattaaaagaaatttatcttaatttttatatttatttaatatgaattatttctatttaatatattaataaatgtgatatcatcctatttggaatgcttaatagtcaTTTCCTAATTCGTAATGACAAACAAGGAAACAAGATTAATatttcctaaattacaatggtaagtaaggaaataaaaattgattcctaaattaaatatttgatttgattacatttacTTTCTAGACACtttttgtctttttttattttatatttttgcatCTATTTTTTCCAGATTGAAGGAAATTTCCACATGGATGCATTTATGTAACTTGATGAAAGTAAGATCTTGGTCCAGAGATGAGATAACTGTTATTGATTTTAGACCTAAAGTCTATGAGGGTTTTAGGTCCATGGTAATGTGTGCCAATGTTCATGTGAAAAATTAACAAACGGTGGGATAGGAGGAAATAAGGTAAGAGATGCAAACATTGGTTTGGGTTCTTCTCGTCtcactttccttttttttccctcttcatCTGTTATGAGTAGAGCAGATTTAACAAAACACTGACTATATTTATTTCTCTAATATATTTTTGTTAGTGTCCTGAGTAGTACACAAATGTAACAAACTGATATTTATACTACAAATGGTTCTTGTATTGATATAATTGTACCTAGTAATCCTGAAGTTTGTTACTCGCCAAGTACATGCCTACAGATCTATATGATCTTTAACCATTTAAAGATTGTGAAATTCCACAAGCAGCAAATGTTGCAAACTGTTTGATGGAAATTATCGTGAAGGTTGACTTCAAATTAGGTCAAGGTGATGGAGGACCTTTGGTCATGCTCAAGGAGACTTCCTCTTTAATTATCAACAGCTGTAGTTTGTTCAATAACTTAAAGACACTTTGAGTGGGATGGTCTCTTTTGTTTTACCAACAAATCGTAGATCCCAACTATTTAGTATTGTCTACATGAATGTTTTCTTTGTCATTGATCTCTGCTGAGGACAATATGAATAGCattctcacttttataacacgCTATAGATCCCAACCATTTGGGTTTTGCAACATGGATCCTTTTTTACCCTTGTGCATCCATTAACATTATCACCTTCGTGGTATGACTAAACTAACAGGCTTTGTTCCACGAGAACTTTCTTTCTTTGTTAGCTTAGATAAATTTGACTCTAGGAAAATTAAGCATTTCTCCTAGAGTTACCTGTGTTTCAAGTGTTTGTGGCTTGTAATACTTGTTATGTTTCAATTTTTTGGATGTATTTGACTTATTAATAGTATGCAAATATctataaaaatattcataatgGGGAAAAAAAATTGAATGTCTTATAGTTAGCATTCTTGTAAGTAAACACTGTTTTAGAATGTCATAGAAGATATTCTCAATGATTTTCCTGCTATGATATTTTTAGAAGATCAACAGTTATGATGGATCATTGGTATGCATAATTCTTATTCTTCTATATGATGTGTCACTTTTCACTATTCACTTACAGATGCATTTTGCTATCGGTGTATTTCTCAGTGGATTAGATATGTTGATAGCAAACACGTACAATCTGTGACTTCAGTCAAATGCCCTCTTTGCAAGGTGAGCTTATACATCAAgacatttaattaatgaagattaagATATTTGCCAGGGAagaattatattatttatatgattCTTTAAAATTTAGGCAATGTAACATGAGATTACAGTAGAAAGATACAATGAATCTCCAATCTAACTTCAttgatcataattataataacaaTGACCTAGACAACACATCTTAAATCATATATCCATCTTCGTTAAAGGGTATACATTAATAAGAACACTCTTTCTaaaatgtttttattattttttgataaatattttcagaTGAAACTgagtttttaattattatttaaagaATAAAAGACCTCAATGAAGCATATGGTGACAGCCTTTGGAAACAAAATAAGTTCCTGCTGTACTTACAGAAGTGCAACATATATTTTTGTTTGAGCATGACCAACAAGTAATTAATAGTACGTTAATGAtattattcttaaacttgtttcagaTATTTCATGTATGAGGTACTTTGTTTTGTTATACATCTTGCAGATTGAGAATTTTTCTATTGTTCATGACTTCAATGGTAAAAGCTTTCAGAGACACtatgtgaatcaagattttgGAAAGAGGTTTGTGGGCTGAtcatctttctttctcttcttgatGGGTAAAAGACAAAAGATTCATGATTGATGTTGCTTGTTAGAATATCAGTCCATGAACTTTATAACAAGAATAATAGGAACAACTATTCATAGTTGTCGGTGGTCTTCTATGTGAGTCCTCCGTCACCATTGAGCTTAGCTCACAAGTGTTGTGTTTGTTAATTCTGCAGACATCTTTCAGATGCTCATGATTTTAGAATGAAGTTTTATGTCAGCCAAATAGGTACTTTGCGGGTTATTACTTCCAGTTTCTTTCATTATCTCTTATAATATGAACTGACAAATTTTAGCAGATCATGCAAATGATATGTTCAATGTGGAACAATATTGGAAGCGGCGTAAGTATTTCCAGAAAAATATTTGGATTCAAGATTGGCTAAAGAGGGAAGTTCAGACTCTTACTCAGGTATTTGATCATGACtgtctataatttttttaattttgttaatTAGGCATCTAAATTTGAATTTTGACTTGTAAATGTTTTTTTACCACCCAGGCATCTATATTTTATATTCAGAATGATATCCTTTTTTTAATTGGTTCAGAGCTTCTATTGATGAAATATTCTTGAACAATGAGGGCGTAGAAGACCAGTTGACACTCAAGGATGTCTATTCTGTTGGCTATGCAGAACTCATATCGACAACGAGAAATCTTCATGTTTCCTCTGGTCATGCAATTAATTTAAAAGGAGGAGATTAGGAAACATCTTATGACTCAATTCATTTTTCATCAAGGAGTacttttatgaaataaaaatttattcatgtcatttttttggaaagggaaaaaaatatcatttaaaaTTCCCCCATTGGGCCATGGAATCACATCAGAGTTGCTAAGCAGATTCGTAACGTCTAGCAAATTACGATGAACTCAACATTGTGGAAGTCTTCCTGGCTCCATCACTAAGAGTCCAATTCTCAGCCATAATGGGTTATGCACCTTTCAAGGGTAATGACTCGCTGGCCCCTCAGATGAATCAACAGGATGGTCCCCATTATTAGTAAGGGTAATGACTCTACATTGAGTAGCCTAGTTAATGCCAATGAATATATTTGATGTTCCCATAAAAGCACCAAGACTATAAAAGCTGTAGCACTTGTTGATAAATATCAACATACCATGTtagtcattttttaaaatttttttttgttaaatcagGTGTGTCTTAACTTACAAATATGATTTAGATAAAccttcttttgttgtttttaatTAATGAAAACAATATATAGAACAAGAGAATGTTAAACTACAAGTCAGATGCCCTGCTCGAACCATGATTTTGACAATGTATACAAATATTGTCCCGGTCTAGTGATAGAGGACAGAGTTATAAGCTTCaagaaaggtttgacatgaaagaaTCAAGCATTTTCTGGTACTCCTTGATACTTTAGAATGGAAGAATACAAGCATAATAAGTGATTCCTTAGCACAGAAGCATACAAGCATAGTCATTGATAGTCTAGCACAGAAGCACACTTGTAAtcacatgcttgatgatatacctAGGCATGTCAGTATTAGTATAAGTTCATCTAACACACACTAGAAGTGTCTGATAGATGCTATGTTATGGTTGGCATTAGTTTATTTTACAATAATAGTTGTATTATATGTCTTACTCAGAAATATGAATATTCATCCATGTGAAGAAGGCTTAGAATAGTTTTGTTTACAAATATGCCACTATCAGATTTGACATCTGGTCATATTCTTAAAAGGTGACTATTAAGAACATTGCCGATGATGAAATTTTATGTCTCTTTTGAATGCCAGAAGTTCCATTCTAGTGCAATAAAGTTGTGTTCATTTGTAACTTTTGGAACATATGTTGCCTGTTGGTGTTGTGGAGACCTAAAGTGGCTTTGCCATAATGGTTCTCATAAATATTTCCCTAATTGTTCTGATGGATTTGTTAATTTAGTGAGTTAATCCTGACAGATAGTAGGTACTTATATACaaagtttttaatttcgaatgataccgctcgtaccgggcggtatgtatcggtccgccGGCAAactggtacgcggaccgctcgctaTCGGGCGGTACCGTTGATTGGAGTTGTTTCTGCCTCATTACCACGCGAAATCGGTCagtgacggtcgatttcgaccgtcgccGCCCACCACGGTGTCAcgcacttagttggttttgcccaagttgtgtggcacccttgcgagtccgtccgcaaatgtcagccttcccgaaacctcctatcgtcccttaggacctacaaaagagaaaacgagttagagaaagcatcttacttgggatccacaagcaatcactttagcaaacacttcatagtcaatgcaaattacaaacatactataCAAGCTCTAAACgttcgcacaacaaagggtccaaaatggcccactatagatcgaaatccccacaagtgctcacatgacacaacctttgtttgcaagcctaggacgtccaccaaaaccaaagaaaatggggctgttaagcctactgccagccctttacatgctgtgtaaagcatgaataaaatcgaaagacacggacatacatgagcattacatcaaacaccccatTTACAGTTttatccatgacattctcccccacttatttctttgatgtcctcgtcgaagcctttgcagacactgcatctcctcgcctttgctgagtcttcaatcttctgctcgagttgcaatgcgtctcttggctcccagctggacTCCGCCGCTATTGTTGACCAGTCAAACTTTGATCCACCATGTTGCTTCAGCTCGTCAAAGActcttgactctggtgtggggtcggttgagttgtgttgatccctgttgtttCCTACGGATCCctaagatgaaggaaaagaccatctttagtatttactagtctctcaaatgcttcatgctgcttgaactaggtggatgcttattggagttttaacgagcatcgcctcgcatactttaaagtttttgggtcattccttcgtaaaatttgcccatcgatttTTCTTTCACTTAGTCGTCACTTTcaggtaggttcgcatcacttccgttttcaattgacattctgttgggaaatgaagcggataatctactctcagtagtactAATCActaatggtgaggatttgacaactattgtcttctattcaatttcttcgaagggtctttgaacctgtgcagatctcctttgctggatagataagataattggggtacttggtttcgtccattttcttaagagttgagaaggcaaaggctacttgactttgcccgtctcctcgagggttgtactccatgcatcgagttggttactagccttcgcttgctctttgcttacacttttgaagcactcgaagtgtttgcactccttacggtgagttagttactatggttcaccttctcaatgccatcaaacttttggaatgcaagaagttgttttcaccccaacttagagtaagtctttagtagttttggtcgcctttgggattgcacTGTATTCTCCATCATCTttgccgcctactcctctgagttgcAAAGGTACAGCACTTCGTACTATTTACTTCGTTCCGCGGtcaacccgaagtccttcactttcagttatcttgatgagaagctcgttgacaccggtcttacgaaattTCTtgacctctgcccttcagccttgtctcgatacttggagtttgcctctgcattctccaccttctcggccccttttacgaccaagcgcttTCCCTCCATGAGAATAAGggcgatgacttcacggaagtcccacctctgcggtattATGGCGgtgccatgcccatgaccctactatccgtcgcctcacatctacatccctttcttcgcgatcggtagatatgcctctatggcactgtagcactcctccgagtccacctccattctaattgatgcttggctttgggtaGCTAAGGCCCTTTGGACTTGTCAtcgctttctcgcccctttcgaTCCCCTGCTTCAATACCTTTGTGTTCTTCGAGCAGTTCttttggtcgatagaaagacagactacgactcctatgcatggcctccgcTATCATGTTGCAGAGTTCGCACTGATTCTAttatccttagcttccttgatagcaacgttcacttactcggtcttgtcctctgacttatcaggctcccttaagcgaatatgagctctagagtatTCCAACTCTTCAGCCGCtgcaatcatacctctgcatgattaaGTCCCCCCTATGGGACTCAttggtttttgggtagctaagtccctatgggctt belongs to Musa acuminata AAA Group cultivar baxijiao chromosome BXJ1-11, Cavendish_Baxijiao_AAA, whole genome shotgun sequence and includes:
- the LOC135597356 gene encoding uncharacterized protein LOC135597356 isoform X2; the encoded protein is MVVPPSSSVEDGPLPPPPCPICLEPIDQEAYLDRCFHAFCYRCISQWIRYVDSKHVQSVTSVKCPLCKIENFSIVHDFNGKSFQRHYVNQDFGKRHLSDAHDFRMKFYVSQIDHANDMFNVEQYWKRRKYFQKNIWIQDWLKREVQTLTQANKILYRTKMLTLSCITLMVLLRLSLEDNKGRITRPWLSKNVPSSGLCYLKLHDHFLLDTPRASSTS